In Nostoc sp. UHCC 0926, a single genomic region encodes these proteins:
- a CDS encoding DHH family phosphoesterase, with translation MYLNSPVTQLESLSLTTEPNPEEPEIEKAPVEVAFKSPSLPPSVGEGAIYLSHRGNSLVQQKSEELQKTFLAHRHDRQLIILQDFPDPDALSCAWAYQLIAQQYDIKCEIIYAGALSHQENIALVRLTNLPIHRWTPQTLKTKDLSSYQGFVLIDNQGTTSQLLSAVQQARIPLVALIDHHSIQGDLQAEFEDIRPYVRATATIFTQYLQTGLLALDTSINQHVKCATALMHGLRSDTNRLMQAQEEDFMAAAYLSRFYDAQLLNAILQANCSKRVMDVIERSLKNRIVQNNFSIAGVGYLRYDDRDAIPQAADFLVTEENVHTAVVYGIVHDEDEELEIVIGSLRTTKLTLDPDEFIKEAFGQDSAGRFFGGGRTSAGGFEIPMGFLSGSNENSAYAKMKWEVFDAQIKQKLLRLVNPRDNPIQSE, from the coding sequence TGTACTTGAATTCTCCCGTTACTCAGTTAGAGAGTTTGTCATTGACCACAGAGCCAAACCCAGAGGAACCTGAAATCGAGAAAGCGCCAGTGGAAGTTGCATTTAAGAGTCCGTCATTACCGCCATCGGTAGGTGAAGGAGCTATATATCTCAGTCACCGTGGTAATTCTCTGGTACAACAAAAGTCAGAAGAACTGCAAAAAACCTTTCTGGCACACCGACACGATCGCCAACTGATAATTCTGCAAGATTTTCCTGACCCTGATGCCCTTTCCTGTGCCTGGGCTTACCAGTTAATTGCCCAGCAATATGATATCAAATGTGAAATCATTTATGCTGGCGCATTGAGCCATCAAGAAAATATTGCCTTGGTGAGGCTGACTAATTTACCTATCCACCGCTGGACGCCACAAACCTTGAAAACCAAAGATTTGTCATCTTATCAAGGTTTTGTATTAATTGATAACCAGGGAACCACTTCACAGCTACTCTCAGCGGTGCAGCAGGCTAGAATTCCCCTAGTAGCCCTGATCGACCATCACAGTATCCAAGGTGATCTCCAAGCAGAATTTGAGGATATCCGTCCCTATGTAAGAGCGACAGCAACAATTTTTACTCAATACCTGCAAACGGGATTACTGGCATTAGATACCAGCATAAATCAACACGTCAAATGCGCTACTGCCTTGATGCATGGCTTGCGATCAGATACAAATCGGCTAATGCAAGCGCAAGAAGAAGACTTTATGGCAGCTGCGTATTTAAGCCGATTTTATGACGCCCAATTGCTAAACGCCATTTTACAGGCGAACTGTTCCAAGCGGGTAATGGATGTGATCGAGCGATCGCTCAAAAACCGCATCGTTCAAAATAACTTTTCCATTGCTGGTGTTGGTTACTTACGCTACGATGACCGCGATGCCATCCCCCAAGCGGCTGATTTTCTCGTCACTGAAGAAAACGTCCACACCGCCGTAGTTTACGGCATTGTTCACGATGAAGACGAAGAACTAGAAATAGTCATCGGCTCCCTGAGAACCACCAAACTTACCCTTGACCCTGATGAATTCATCAAAGAAGCCTTTGGACAAGATAGCGCCGGGCGGTTTTTTGGCGGTGGAAGGACAAGCGCAGGCGGCTTTGAAATTCCAATGGGTTTCTTATCTGGCAGTAACGAAAATTCCGCCTATGCGAAAATGAAATGGGAAGTATTCGACGCTCAAATTAAGCAAAAATTGCTGAGGTTGGTTAACCCTAGAGACAACCCGATTCAGTCGGAATAG
- a CDS encoding RusA family crossover junction endodeoxyribonuclease, with translation MRIIPFEFLIPRRPVSLQTKKRENLQAWKNFVRLEAQKVWKDNSPIKEGDLQLTLVYLCDEFPADIDNIIKPIQDALIDLVFEDDSLVSDVDSHRRFLSDPIEIKSLPSLLQRAVITGKECVYVKVSESQPLDKYL, from the coding sequence ATGCGAATAATACCTTTTGAATTTCTCATTCCCAGACGACCTGTTTCGTTACAAACAAAGAAAAGAGAAAATCTTCAGGCATGGAAGAATTTTGTGCGCCTTGAAGCCCAAAAGGTTTGGAAAGATAATAGTCCCATTAAAGAAGGTGATTTACAACTGACGCTAGTTTATCTTTGTGATGAGTTTCCGGCTGACATCGATAACATTATCAAGCCAATTCAGGATGCACTCATAGACTTAGTTTTTGAAGATGATAGTTTAGTATCAGATGTAGATAGTCATCGTCGGTTTCTGTCTGATCCGATTGAGATTAAAAGTCTACCTTCCTTATTACAGCGTGCTGTGATCACAGGTAAAGAATGTGTTTATGTAAAAGTGAGTGAATCTCAACCACTGGACAAATACTTATGA
- a CDS encoding PIN domain-containing protein, translating into MLFDSDVLLDILAQREPFDVASARALNTVMQNQVQGYVSGHAVTNIFYILRRKVGNEVACELLAKLLQHLQVASVTDEVIRQALNSPIKDFEDAVTSAAALTAGLEIIVTRNTPDFVASLVPPMLPDEFLTTLI; encoded by the coding sequence GTGTTGTTCGACAGCGATGTGTTGCTCGATATTTTGGCACAGCGTGAACCATTTGATGTAGCTTCCGCAAGAGCGTTAAATACAGTAATGCAGAATCAAGTACAAGGTTATGTTTCAGGTCATGCAGTAACCAATATTTTCTATATTCTGCGTCGTAAAGTTGGTAATGAAGTAGCGTGTGAACTATTAGCAAAGTTATTGCAGCACCTTCAAGTTGCCAGCGTGACAGATGAAGTTATTCGGCAAGCTTTGAATAGCCCAATTAAGGATTTTGAGGATGCGGTAACGAGTGCTGCAGCGCTTACGGCAGGTTTAGAAATAATTGTGACGCGAAACACACCCGATTTTGTGGCTTCTTTAGTTCCGCCAATGCTGCCAGATGAGTTTTTGACAACGCTAATTTGA
- a CDS encoding type II toxin-antitoxin system VapC family toxin: MTNSTIVDTDILIDVGRGLLEAVKYLQNLKASSALAISIITQMELMVGCANKAELQTLENFLKQFYIIKIDQAVSDTAVDLLRSYRLSHGLLIPDSLIAATAIVSNYPFIIKNQRDYRFISRFKPIAISITR, from the coding sequence ATGACTAATTCAACCATCGTTGATACTGATATTTTAATTGATGTAGGTCGCGGTCTTCTCGAAGCAGTAAAGTATTTGCAAAATCTCAAAGCGAGTTCTGCCTTGGCAATTAGCATAATCACACAGATGGAACTAATGGTAGGTTGTGCTAACAAAGCAGAACTACAAACATTAGAAAATTTCCTCAAACAGTTTTATATCATTAAGATTGACCAGGCTGTATCTGACACAGCAGTTGATTTATTGCGGTCTTATCGGCTAAGTCATGGCTTGCTCATTCCTGATAGTCTCATTGCAGCTACAGCAATAGTGTCGAATTACCCGTTTATCATAAAAAACCAACGGGATTACAGATTTATATCAAGGTTTAAACCTATTGCCATATCCATAACACGTTAG
- the sixA gene encoding phosphohistidine phosphatase SixA has protein sequence MELYLIRHGIAEDKGLGIKDEERSLTKEGRQKTEKVAQKLVKLGLNFDLILTSPLVRARQTAEILIAEKLSSQLEESSHLTHDGQISSWLKDWLEPRNYSQNTQLALVGHEPDLTNWAEILLWGEVKASLVLKKAGMIGIKLPETGSPLGRSQMFWLTPPKYLL, from the coding sequence ATGGAACTATATTTAATTCGTCATGGCATCGCCGAAGACAAGGGATTAGGCATCAAAGATGAGGAGCGCAGCCTTACCAAAGAAGGACGGCAAAAAACTGAGAAAGTTGCCCAGAAACTTGTTAAATTAGGTTTAAACTTTGATTTAATTCTCACTAGCCCCTTAGTGCGTGCCCGCCAAACGGCTGAAATCCTTATAGCAGAAAAACTAAGCTCCCAGTTAGAGGAATCTAGCCACCTCACCCACGATGGTCAAATTTCTAGTTGGCTAAAAGACTGGTTAGAGCCAAGGAATTATTCCCAAAATACCCAACTGGCGCTGGTTGGACACGAACCTGATTTGACCAATTGGGCAGAAATTCTCCTCTGGGGGGAAGTCAAAGCAAGCTTAGTCTTGAAAAAAGCAGGTATGATTGGGATAAAACTACCAGAAACAGGTTCTCCTCTGGGTCGTAGTCAGATGTTTTGGTTGACACCACCCAAGTACCTGCTATAA
- a CDS encoding citrate synthase: MMVCEYKPGLEGIPAAQSSISYVDGQKGILEYRGIRIEELAEKSTFIETAYLLIWGELPSKEQLETFEHEVRYHRRIKYRIRDMMKCFPESGHPMDALQASAAALGLFYSLRDLHNPAYIRDSVVRLIATIPTMVAAFQLMRKGNDPVRPRDDLDYSANFLYMLNEQEPDPLMARIFDICLILQVEHTMNASTFSARVTASTLTDPYAVVASAVGTLGGPLHGGANEEVIQMLEQIGSVENVRPYIEDCLQRKSKIMGFGHRVYKVKDPRATILQGLAEQLFEKFGHDKFYDIAQEMEIVVEEKLGSKGIYPNIDFYSGLVYRKMGIPTDLFTPIFAIARVAGWLAHWKEQLAENRIFRPTQVYNGHHEVSYTPIDKR; encoded by the coding sequence ATGATGGTGTGCGAATACAAGCCTGGTTTAGAAGGCATTCCCGCCGCCCAATCAAGTATCAGCTATGTTGATGGGCAAAAAGGAATACTAGAATATCGTGGCATCCGGATTGAAGAACTAGCAGAAAAAAGTACATTCATAGAAACTGCTTATCTCTTAATCTGGGGTGAACTGCCAAGCAAGGAACAACTGGAAACATTTGAGCATGAAGTTCGTTACCACAGGCGAATAAAATACCGCATTCGGGACATGATGAAATGCTTTCCAGAAAGCGGTCACCCAATGGATGCCTTGCAAGCCTCTGCTGCTGCTTTAGGCTTGTTTTATTCGCTCCGCGATTTACATAATCCTGCCTACATTCGAGATTCGGTAGTGCGCTTGATAGCAACCATTCCCACAATGGTGGCGGCGTTTCAATTGATGCGAAAAGGCAATGACCCCGTGCGTCCCCGTGATGACTTAGACTATTCCGCCAACTTTCTATACATGCTCAATGAGCAAGAACCCGATCCTCTGATGGCGCGGATTTTTGATATCTGCTTGATACTTCAGGTCGAGCATACAATGAATGCTTCCACCTTCAGTGCCAGGGTGACAGCTTCCACATTGACTGATCCTTACGCTGTGGTTGCTAGTGCCGTGGGAACCTTGGGAGGGCCCCTACATGGTGGAGCCAATGAAGAAGTAATTCAGATGTTGGAACAAATTGGCTCTGTGGAAAATGTCCGTCCCTACATAGAGGATTGTCTGCAACGTAAATCTAAGATTATGGGCTTTGGACATCGTGTCTATAAAGTGAAAGACCCACGAGCCACAATTTTACAAGGTCTAGCCGAACAGCTGTTTGAAAAGTTTGGGCATGACAAGTTCTATGACATTGCCCAAGAGATGGAAATAGTGGTAGAGGAAAAACTCGGTAGCAAAGGGATTTATCCCAATATTGACTTTTACTCTGGTTTGGTGTACAGAAAGATGGGTATTCCCACAGACTTGTTTACACCAATATTTGCGATCGCCCGCGTTGCCGGTTGGTTAGCCCACTGGAAAGAACAACTAGCAGAAAACCGGATTTTCCGTCCTACCCAGGTTTACAACGGTCACCACGAAGTTTCTTATACCCCCATTGACAAACGTTAA
- the nuoH gene encoding NADH-quinone oxidoreductase subunit NuoH has product MNSGIDLQGTFIESLRDLGIPAGTAKAIWMPLPMILMLIGATVGVLVATWLERKISAAAQQRIGPEYQGPFGLLVPVADGLKLVFKEDIVPAKSDPWLFTLGPIIVVIPVFLSFLIVPFGQNIVISNVGMGVFLWIALSSIQPIGLLMAGYASNNKYSLLGGLRAAAQSISYEIPLALAVLAIAMMSNSLNTVDIVNQQSGYGILGWNIWRQPVGFLIFWIAALAECERLPFDLPEAEEEIVAGYQTEYSGMKFGLFYLGSYVNLILSSLLVAILYLGGWDFPLPLNLIAGWLGVSELNPVFQIVTAALGITMTVFKAYLLVFVAILLRWTVPRVRIDQLLDLGWKFLLPVGLANLLLTAALKLAFPFAFGG; this is encoded by the coding sequence ATGAACTCAGGAATTGACCTCCAAGGAACTTTTATTGAATCCCTCCGGGATTTAGGTATACCAGCAGGAACAGCCAAAGCGATTTGGATGCCCCTGCCAATGATACTGATGCTGATTGGGGCAACAGTGGGGGTATTAGTTGCTACTTGGCTAGAACGGAAAATTTCTGCTGCAGCACAGCAGCGAATTGGGCCAGAATACCAGGGCCCTTTTGGGTTGCTGGTACCTGTAGCAGATGGTCTGAAGTTGGTATTTAAAGAAGATATAGTGCCAGCCAAGTCTGACCCCTGGCTGTTTACCCTCGGCCCAATTATTGTTGTAATTCCGGTGTTTCTGTCGTTCCTGATCGTCCCCTTTGGGCAGAATATCGTAATTAGCAATGTGGGCATGGGCGTATTCTTGTGGATTGCCTTGTCTAGCATTCAACCCATTGGCTTGCTGATGGCTGGCTACGCATCTAATAACAAATACTCCCTCTTAGGGGGGTTGCGGGCAGCAGCGCAATCTATTAGTTATGAAATTCCTTTGGCACTGGCGGTGTTAGCGATCGCTATGATGTCTAACAGCCTCAACACTGTTGATATTGTCAATCAACAGTCTGGCTATGGCATCCTGGGCTGGAACATTTGGCGACAACCCGTCGGTTTCCTAATCTTTTGGATAGCCGCCCTAGCTGAATGCGAACGATTACCCTTTGACTTACCCGAAGCGGAAGAAGAAATCGTAGCAGGCTATCAGACTGAATATTCAGGCATGAAATTCGGTCTGTTCTACCTGGGTTCCTACGTTAACTTGATCCTTTCTTCCCTACTAGTAGCAATTCTCTACCTGGGCGGTTGGGACTTTCCCCTTCCCCTGAACCTCATCGCTGGTTGGCTGGGAGTCAGTGAACTAAATCCTGTGTTCCAGATAGTAACTGCGGCTTTGGGGATCACGATGACCGTGTTCAAAGCTTATTTACTAGTGTTTGTCGCTATCTTGTTGCGCTGGACAGTGCCACGGGTACGGATTGACCAACTGTTAGATTTAGGATGGAAGTTTTTGTTGCCAGTTGGCTTGGCTAATCTCCTATTAACCGCCGCCCTGAAACTAGCCTTTCCCTTCGCCTTCGGCGGGTAA
- the ndhI gene encoding NAD(P)H-quinone oxidoreductase subunit I produces the protein MLKFLKQVGDYAKETVQAARYIGQGLSVTFDHMRRRPITVQYPYEKLILGERFRGRIHFEFDKCIACEVCVRVCPINLPVVDWEFDKASKKKKLNHYSIDFGVCIFCGNCVEFCPTNCLSMTEEYELSTYDRHELNYDSVALGRLPYKVTDDPMVTPLRELVYLPKGVLEPHGLPADAPRAGARPEDLVEQTEK, from the coding sequence ATGCTAAAGTTCCTGAAACAAGTTGGTGATTACGCCAAAGAAACGGTACAAGCTGCGCGTTACATTGGTCAGGGACTTTCTGTTACCTTCGACCACATGCGGCGGCGTCCGATTACCGTACAGTACCCTTACGAGAAACTGATTCTTGGCGAACGGTTTCGCGGTAGAATTCACTTTGAATTTGATAAGTGCATCGCCTGCGAAGTTTGTGTTCGCGTTTGTCCGATTAACCTGCCTGTAGTAGATTGGGAATTCGACAAAGCCAGCAAAAAGAAAAAACTCAACCACTACAGCATTGACTTTGGAGTTTGTATCTTTTGCGGTAATTGTGTGGAATTTTGCCCCACTAACTGTCTATCCATGACAGAAGAGTATGAGCTTTCCACTTACGATCGCCATGAATTGAACTATGATAGCGTGGCGCTGGGCCGTTTGCCCTACAAGGTAACAGATGACCCAATGGTTACACCACTACGCGAACTAGTTTACCTACCCAAGGGCGTCCTTGAACCCCACGGACTGCCTGCGGATGCGCCACGTGCGGGTGCGCGTCCAGAAGACCTTGTGGAACAAACAGAAAAATAA
- a CDS encoding NADH-quinone oxidoreductase subunit J — MNLAEGVQFVSLGILGVMMIGAAIGVVLFSNIVYSAFMLGGVFISIAGIYLLLNADFVAAAQILIYVGAVNVLILFAIMLVNKRQNFVAFPNSWVRKVLTGIVSVGLFALLSTMVLATPWAYSTAPVVGGESSIVLIGEHFFTDFLLPFELASILLLIAMVGAIILARREYLPDQVTLSELPQTILTLPERPRELVSTTSETKE, encoded by the coding sequence GTGAATCTAGCGGAAGGAGTACAGTTTGTATCGCTTGGCATACTGGGCGTGATGATGATTGGGGCGGCCATTGGCGTGGTGCTGTTCTCCAACATCGTCTATTCTGCCTTTATGCTGGGGGGCGTGTTCATCAGCATAGCGGGAATCTACCTGTTGCTAAATGCTGATTTTGTTGCAGCTGCACAAATACTGATTTACGTTGGGGCGGTTAACGTGTTGATTTTGTTTGCCATTATGTTGGTGAACAAGCGGCAGAATTTTGTAGCATTTCCTAACTCTTGGGTGCGGAAAGTGCTAACAGGTATAGTCAGTGTAGGATTGTTTGCTCTTTTAAGTACGATGGTACTGGCTACTCCTTGGGCCTACTCAACTGCTCCTGTGGTGGGTGGTGAAAGTTCTATAGTTTTAATTGGAGAGCATTTCTTCACTGACTTTTTATTGCCTTTTGAACTGGCTTCCATTTTGCTGCTGATAGCGATGGTAGGAGCAATTATTTTGGCACGTCGCGAGTATTTGCCAGATCAAGTGACGCTATCCGAACTGCCGCAAACCATTTTAACTTTGCCAGAACGCCCCAGAGAACTGGTATCAACAACCAGCGAAACAAAAGAGTAA
- the nuoK gene encoding NADH-quinone oxidoreductase subunit NuoK, with protein MQLQYFLLLAAALFCIGIYGLITSRNAVRVLMSIELLLNAVNLNLMAFSNFLDSTLIKGQVFTVFVITVAAAEAAVGLAIVLAIYRNRDTVDMEQFNLLKW; from the coding sequence ATGCAACTCCAGTACTTTTTATTACTAGCAGCAGCTTTATTCTGCATCGGTATCTACGGCTTAATTACCAGCCGCAACGCTGTGCGGGTGCTGATGTCAATTGAGTTACTGCTCAATGCTGTTAATCTGAATTTAATGGCATTTTCCAACTTCCTCGACTCAACATTAATTAAAGGTCAGGTTTTCACAGTATTTGTGATCACCGTGGCGGCGGCCGAGGCTGCGGTGGGTTTAGCGATCGTGCTTGCCATTTATCGTAACCGTGATACCGTCGATATGGAGCAGTTTAATCTCCTGAAGTGGTAA
- a CDS encoding NAD(+) kinase: MQLKQVIIAYKARDAQSKEWAEVCAKQLESRQCNVLMGPSGPKDNPYPVFLASAVQPIDLALVLGGDGTVLTSARHLAPAGIPILGVNVGGHLGFLTESVEEFQDTEKVWDRLFEDRYAIQRRMMLQAAVYEGHGSNLEPVSERYLALNEFCVKPASADRMITSILEMEIDGEVVDQYVGDGIIIATPTGSTGYTVSANGPIMHDGMEAITITPICAMSLSSRPLVLPPGSVVSIWPLGDYDLSTKLWTDGVLGTSIWPGHRVDVRMADCRAKFIILRENNSYYQTLREKLLWAGTRVHYSNNHRN; encoded by the coding sequence GTGCAACTCAAGCAGGTAATCATTGCTTATAAAGCGCGGGATGCCCAGAGTAAAGAATGGGCAGAAGTCTGTGCTAAACAACTAGAAAGTCGCCAGTGCAATGTGTTGATGGGGCCTAGCGGGCCGAAAGACAACCCCTATCCAGTCTTTTTGGCTTCGGCGGTTCAACCAATCGATCTCGCTTTGGTACTCGGTGGCGATGGTACTGTTTTAACCAGTGCCAGACATTTAGCTCCAGCTGGCATCCCAATTCTGGGAGTGAATGTGGGAGGTCATCTGGGGTTTTTAACTGAGTCAGTGGAGGAGTTTCAGGATACGGAGAAAGTTTGGGATCGACTGTTTGAGGATCGCTATGCTATCCAACGACGGATGATGTTACAAGCTGCTGTGTACGAGGGTCATGGATCTAATTTAGAACCCGTGAGTGAGCGTTACCTGGCTTTGAATGAATTTTGTGTCAAACCAGCCTCCGCTGACCGAATGATTACCTCAATTCTGGAAATGGAAATCGACGGTGAGGTAGTCGATCAATACGTCGGGGATGGGATAATCATTGCTACTCCCACAGGTTCTACTGGTTACACGGTTTCTGCCAATGGGCCAATTATGCATGATGGTATGGAGGCGATTACTATCACTCCTATTTGTGCAATGAGCCTTTCTAGTCGCCCCCTAGTTTTACCCCCTGGTTCTGTGGTGAGTATTTGGCCTTTGGGAGATTACGATTTGAGTACCAAGCTGTGGACAGATGGGGTTTTGGGGACTTCAATTTGGCCAGGACACCGCGTTGATGTGCGGATGGCAGATTGTCGAGCTAAATTTATTATTTTGCGCGAGAACAATTCCTACTATCAGACGCTGCGAGAGAAGTTGCTTTGGGCAGGTACAAGGGTTCACTACAGCAATAATCACCGTAATTGA
- a CDS encoding GNAT family N-acetyltransferase, translated as MEVSGRNINYSLNPPPPLEDFPVLQTEKYTLRLASTEEELESIFRLRFEVFNLELGLGFSTSNFTQMDIDKFDAVCHHLILISKQTGKTIGTYRMQTYTMASQRLGFDAADIFNLNAIPHSVLQASVEVGRACIAKEYRNSQALLLLWKGLANYLIWSRNQYFFGCASLLTQCPWQATYAYDYFQQNGLMHPNILVYPNSQSCLEMPQNFPDSYNVEIPKILQAYLNIGAKICSIPAIDRHFKTIDFLAISNTKDFARWRYQIL; from the coding sequence ATGGAAGTTTCTGGACGCAACATCAATTACTCACTGAATCCTCCTCCCCCTCTTGAAGATTTTCCCGTCCTTCAAACTGAAAAATATACCCTACGGCTAGCGTCAACTGAAGAAGAATTAGAATCAATTTTTCGGTTGCGGTTTGAAGTTTTTAATCTTGAACTAGGGTTAGGATTCTCTACTTCTAACTTTACCCAGATGGATATAGATAAGTTTGATGCAGTTTGCCATCATTTAATCCTGATCTCCAAACAAACGGGTAAAACCATTGGAACTTATCGGATGCAAACCTATACAATGGCTTCTCAAAGACTAGGCTTTGATGCTGCCGATATATTTAATCTTAATGCGATTCCCCATTCTGTGCTTCAGGCATCAGTTGAAGTTGGGCGTGCATGTATAGCTAAAGAATACCGCAACAGTCAGGCACTTTTACTACTATGGAAAGGGCTAGCAAATTATCTCATTTGGAGTAGAAATCAATATTTCTTTGGCTGTGCATCATTACTAACACAATGTCCTTGGCAAGCTACTTACGCTTATGATTATTTTCAGCAGAATGGCTTGATGCATCCAAATATTTTGGTTTATCCAAATTCACAATCTTGTCTAGAAATGCCTCAAAATTTTCCAGATTCATATAATGTTGAAATTCCCAAAATTTTGCAGGCATACTTGAATATTGGAGCTAAAATATGCAGTATTCCAGCTATCGACCGACACTTTAAGACTATTGATTTTTTAGCTATATCTAATACCAAAGACTTTGCTAGATGGCGTTACCAAATATTGTAA
- a CDS encoding glycosyltransferase family 39 protein — MRHLKFAPSWLRFLIIFLLAMGILFRFFNLDGKVYWHDETYTSLRISGYTITEVKQQIFNNRVIAGESFAQFQGANQQKNLNDTIMTLAKEDSHHPPLYYIIARLWMEIFGNSVTAIRSLSVFISLLVFPCVYWLCRELFNVPLSVPGVAIALMAISPIHLVYAQEAQEYILWLVTILLSSASLLRAMRLESQDKDELVKERQRPDFFAIWSIYAVTLAISLYTFLWSGFVAVAHGIYVMSIAKFQLTGTVRTYLLASLVGFLAFMPWITIVMGDFFQFLISAEKITTQSSLIPIFPFLLMQLSRIFFDIDISSDNPLGYLITLLFLSLVGYSIYFLCQTTNYKVWLFIIILIVVPALPLILPNLIAGGIRSSTEPYLIPSYLGIQVAVAYLLATQLYNGNVSRRSIWHIIMALVIICGLISYKVSSQAETWWNKGMSYGNPQVAQIINQTTRPLLISDALGDNYGNVFSLSYLLEPKVRFLLVNNQKIPKIPDGFADVFLFNPSDTWRETIEKKYKVKTDVVYSDNYYSVWKLTKFYKLRRRNIPPNNKLSAS; from the coding sequence ATGCGCCATCTCAAATTTGCTCCGAGTTGGTTGCGATTTTTAATTATTTTCTTATTAGCGATGGGTATATTGTTTCGCTTTTTTAACCTTGATGGCAAAGTTTACTGGCATGACGAAACTTATACCTCATTGCGAATTTCTGGTTACACAATAACTGAAGTAAAACAGCAAATTTTTAATAATCGTGTCATTGCTGGAGAAAGTTTTGCCCAGTTTCAAGGTGCAAATCAACAAAAAAACTTAAATGACACAATCATGACTTTGGCAAAAGAAGATTCTCACCATCCACCGCTTTATTACATAATAGCCAGATTGTGGATGGAAATCTTTGGTAATTCGGTGACGGCGATTAGAAGTTTATCTGTCTTCATCAGTTTGCTGGTTTTCCCTTGTGTTTATTGGCTATGCCGAGAATTATTTAATGTGCCGTTATCGGTTCCTGGTGTAGCGATCGCACTCATGGCAATTTCTCCAATTCACCTAGTATACGCTCAAGAAGCACAAGAATATATTCTCTGGTTAGTCACCATATTGCTATCCAGTGCGTCTCTGCTGCGAGCAATGCGGCTGGAATCACAAGACAAAGATGAGCTAGTAAAAGAACGACAACGACCAGATTTTTTCGCTATCTGGAGCATTTATGCAGTAACTTTAGCCATCAGTCTTTATACATTTCTTTGGAGTGGATTTGTAGCAGTTGCTCACGGAATTTATGTAATGAGCATCGCCAAATTTCAGTTGACGGGAACTGTCAGAACTTATCTGTTAGCATCATTGGTAGGTTTTTTAGCCTTCATGCCTTGGATAACAATTGTGATGGGTGACTTTTTTCAATTTTTGATTTCAGCAGAGAAGATAACAACACAATCATCTTTAATTCCTATCTTTCCATTTTTACTGATGCAGTTGAGCCGGATATTTTTTGATATAGATATTAGCTCAGATAATCCTCTAGGCTATTTAATTACACTATTATTTTTAAGTTTGGTAGGATATTCAATTTATTTTCTTTGTCAAACAACTAATTATAAAGTTTGGTTGTTTATCATCATATTAATTGTGGTGCCAGCACTACCCCTAATACTGCCAAATTTAATTGCTGGGGGTATACGATCATCTACCGAACCATATTTAATACCATCTTATTTAGGAATCCAAGTAGCTGTTGCTTACCTACTAGCTACGCAACTATATAATGGGAACGTGTCACGCCGGAGCATTTGGCACATAATCATGGCATTAGTAATTATTTGTGGTCTAATTTCTTATAAAGTGAGTTCCCAGGCAGAAACTTGGTGGAATAAGGGTATGAGCTATGGCAATCCACAAGTTGCCCAAATCATCAACCAAACGACTCGTCCACTTTTGATTAGTGATGCTTTGGGCGACAATTATGGGAATGTCTTTTCTCTGAGCTATCTTTTGGAACCAAAAGTGCGATTTCTGTTGGTGAACAACCAAAAAATTCCCAAAATTCCTGATGGGTTTGCTGATGTGTTTTTATTCAATCCTTCAGATACTTGGCGCGAAACAATCGAAAAAAAGTATAAAGTAAAGACAGATGTTGTTTACAGTGACAACTATTATTCAGTCTGGAAATTGACTAAATTTTATAAGCTGCGCCGACGTAATATCCCACCTAATAATAAGTTATCTGCCAGTTGA